In Silene latifolia isolate original U9 population chromosome X, ASM4854445v1, whole genome shotgun sequence, the following proteins share a genomic window:
- the LOC141620361 gene encoding uncharacterized protein LOC141620361 produces MFDKNIGYLSLMRKLEAKWSIKGKLTLTDLTGSYYVARFSSKQDYEFVVTQGPWMIDDHYLTIKKWFPNFVPSEDYIKKLSAWIRIPNLPVQYINETFLRKIGSKVGEVVHIDKNTANAKRGQFTRLSVEADISKPLLLKFRLYGKVYRIQYEGLKMICFKCGCLGH; encoded by the coding sequence ATGTTTGATAAAAACATAGGGTATCTCTCGCTAATGAGAAAACTCGAGGCGAAATGGTCGATCAAAGGCAAACTCACCCTCACTGATTTAACCGGGTCGTACTATGTGGCTCGATTCTCGTCAAAACAAGATTATGAATTTGTCGTGACTCAGGGCCCTTGGATGATCGATGATCATTATCTAACGATCAAGAAGTGGTTTCCAAATTTCGTTCCCTCGGAGGATTATATCAAGAAGCTGTCAGCTTGGATTCGGATCCCAAACCTTCCCGTCCAATATATCAACGAGACATTCCTAAGGAAAATAGGCTCGAAGGTCGGAGAAGTAGTTCATATTGATAAAAATACGGCTAATGCTAAAAGAGGTCAATTCACACGTCTAAGTGTCGAAGCTGATATTTCTAAGCCTTTGTTATTGAAATTTCGCCTGTATGGTAAAGTCTATCGAATACAGTATGAGGGGTTGAAGATGATTTGTTTCAAATGTGGTTGTCTTGGGCATTAA
- the LOC141620362 gene encoding uncharacterized protein LOC141620362 encodes MIWNVQGTGNKRKISAIKEVVRTYKPMVLGLVETHMGEDHAIKMGMILGYDGQSRVNVIGFSGGIWLYWKKNIVIVTPITEHQQYITVKISRNGELHWFFSAVYASPGPSNRRELGLELERFARQNNRPWIIAGDFNETRSLSKRHRGDYNMARRCENFDNWI; translated from the coding sequence ATGATATGGAACGTCCAAGGTACTGGTAACAAGAGGAAAATTAGTGCTATTAAGGAAGTCGTAAGAACTTATAAACCCATGGTGTTAGGCCTCGTTGAGACGCATATGGGAGAAGATCATGCTATTAAGATGGGAATGATTTTAGGCTATGATGGGCAATCTCGTGTTAATGTTATTGGATTCAGTGGCGGTATTTGGCTTTACTGGAAAAAGAATATTGTCATAGTTACCCCAATAACAGAGCATCAACAATATATTACAGTAAAAATTTCTCGTAATGGTGAACTCCATTGGTTCTTCTCTGCCGTGTATGCTAGCCCAGGCCCATCCAATCGAAGAGAACTTGGGTTGGAACTGGAACGATTTGCTCGACAGAACAATAGGCCATGGATTATAGCAGGCGATTTTAATGAAACCCGCTCTCTTAGTAAAAGGCATAGAGGGGATTATAATATGGCTAGACGGTGTGAAAACTTTGATAATTGGATTTAG